A segment of the Asinibacterium sp. OR53 genome:
GTACACTGGACACGTACGATACCATCGGCGAGCGCATCAAAGCGGCAGATGCCAAGTTGTAACCAGTGATTCAACCATTCGAGACTCAGGCACGAACAATGGTGCAGATATAACAGCAGGCGATGGCACTTCTTAGATGAAGGAAGTCGATGTGAGCGTTTTTCTCAAGGACCTGGTTGATCTGTTGTTCAATTTCCAGGTTGTTGGGAACCAGTTCGGTATGCACCATGCGTTGTTCATGGCTGTAACCAATGAGTGTGAGATGAAAATCAGGATTTTCTTTGACGGCAGGAGGGAAACCCGGCAAGGACCCAGTCCGGTTGCAACTTCTTCTACAATTTGGTGGCCAAAATCATCTACCCGGCTGCTACGCAATTTTGCTGCATATTCTTTCGATAGGGGCACTACTTTGAATTTGTTCATGATGGCATGTTTTGATCTCAAAGGTCAAAACATACATACGGCAGCACAACCCGAAACTTGCGGAATCTTCAATAAGAATAAGTCAAACTGAGATTCCAAAGAAAATCATCGTCTGGTATGGTTGTCCGGATTGTTTTATTCATAACCGATGAAACAGAAAAGGGGTAATTTTTTTTGGATAATGCAACAGACTAACTTTTGGCCGCAATAAGCCCGTGTTTTGCCATTACCATCTTTAGTTTTTCTATATCGGGCGGGCCACCGGCATTAATAATTTCGGCCATTTCCTTGAAGAAAACAGAGCCGAGCAATCCGGGTGTAATAACCGCTAAACTTTTAGCCTGCGCTTGTTGAAGATTGTTGAAGCCATGAACAGCGCCGCGGGGAATAAAGCAGGTGTCACCAGGACCAATGTCGATGGCCTTTCCATTCACGGTAAAAGTGATGATGCCTTCTAAACCATAAATGATTTCATCATAGCTTTCATGGTAATGCGGAACAGGAACCCTGGCACCTGCAGGAACGGTGAATTCAAACATGGCCATCGAGCCAATGGTATCTGCCGCTTCAAGGAGGAAATCGATGGTAATCTGACCTAATTTAATGGTTTGCTTATTCATGATGATCAATTTTTTCTTCTAATGCCCCAACAACGTTCGCAGCGAATTCTTTTGGATTGCGGCATTAAGATATTTAAAAGTCATCTATTTATTGTACCGGGGAATCCATTAAGGCTTCAATTTGTATTTTTCAATCAGCGGTTGCCGTTTTTCGTGAAAAGTAGTAACACCAAAACGGCTGTCGAGTTCGGCCATGCGTTTAACAATGACCGGGTCTGCAGGCGACAAGTGCAGTTTCTGCATATCCGGTATGATTTGATGGAACAGCTCTTCTAAGAAATCTTCAAAATTCTGGTTGAAATACATATCAATGAAGCGAAGCGGTTTATCAGCGCCGTTCCAAAATGTATGTGGTATTCGCCTCGGCCGCAAATGCCATCCGCCTGCTGCTATTTCCTGTACTTTTCCATCCATCCATACTGTAGCTGTTCCTTCCAGTACAAACATAATTTCATCCAAATCATGGTGAACATGCGGAGCTGGTCCCATTTGCTTGGGCGCTACTGCTGTTTCTACGCAGGAAAACTGCTTATTGGTTTGTGAGCTTCTTACCCAGGTTCTTATGTTATATCCGATGGGGCCGGGCTGTAAAGGAGGTTGGGGAGGCAGGTAAAATGGAGATAGCTGCGGCAAATTTCCATGCGCATTAACAACGGTATTGCCGGCGGCAACATTCAGCAAGGCCATTCCGGCACCTGCCATCGTAATATGTTTAAGAACAGAGCGCCTGCTGACAGCAGCAATTTCCTGGGTTGCTTTTACTTTCATGGGATATCTTTTCATACAAAGAAAACTTGTTGACCCAGTAAAGCGAAGAGATTTACGTTAAGGTAATTAGCTTACTTTTAAGTAACTAAAGGTCATTGCATGGCAACAAAACAAATGCTGGCGGGTTGTCCGGTACAACATGCCCTTCAATATATTGGCGGTAAATGGCAAATGGGTATTCTATGGCACTTGCGAAAAGGGGCTACCAGGTTCAATGTTATTAAAGAAGCCTTGCCCGGTTTGAGTGAAAAAGTATTGGCCGATAACCTGAAGTTTTTTGAAAATGCCGGCATTGTAGAAAAGCAGGTTTTTGCTGCCGTTCCACCCAAAGTGGAATACAGGCTTACGCAGGATGGGCAAACTTTGCTTCCTGTTATTGAGAAGGTCGTGGCATGGGGCTATGCCCATTTACAGGAAGAGAAAGTAAATGCTCACATGCAGTATACGCCTTTGTCAACCATGGAGGGATTTGCCGCTTCGAGCTACCCTGTAATGATAGGATGATATTGGCTATATAGCAACATACAGGCTCCCTTTGGGAACAACGGTAGTTGACGACAAAACCGAATAAGGCAAATAAAAGTATCCGTAATAGCCCCAGCCGGTGCTCCATGAATTTTCACAAATGAAAACCCCGCCTCCCGGCTGATTGGCATCGTTGATATAGCCGATGATCGGCACGGCATGTCCTCCCAGGAGCCTTACTCCTGAAATAAGTTTACCATTTGCTGTCAGTGGATTATAAGTATACGAGCTGGTATTCAATCCTTCAAAATACTGGTACCTGCTGTTATCGTATACATTAAAGCCCATCATAACAGGCTTGTTATTGACCAAAGCCGTTTTTACATCGGCCACAAGATTGGTTGAATTTATTACATAATAACCTGCATTGGTAGTGCCGCTGCTGCCTGTTGTGCCTGACTGAACGCCTATTTCAAAATTAGTGGCGTTGGCTATGGCTGTAGCATTGGGTGGTGTGGTATATTCACTGGATGTGTTTGACCCGTTGGAAGGATAAGGGTATAAATTTTCCATACAATTTCCTGCAAATGTTGTTCCGTTCAGCGTAAGTGGTGTTCCCGATCCGGTGTTGTTGCTTAACCCTTGCAGTGTTTGTGGAATG
Coding sequences within it:
- a CDS encoding DUF1203 domain-containing protein, producing the protein MPGFPPAVKENPDFHLTLIGYSHEQRMVHTELVPNNLEIEQQINQVLEKNAHIDFLHLRSAIACCYICTIVRA
- a CDS encoding cupin domain-containing protein, which codes for MNKQTIKLGQITIDFLLEAADTIGSMAMFEFTVPAGARVPVPHYHESYDEIIYGLEGIITFTVNGKAIDIGPGDTCFIPRGAVHGFNNLQQAQAKSLAVITPGLLGSVFFKEMAEIINAGGPPDIEKLKMVMAKHGLIAAKS
- a CDS encoding cupin domain-containing protein, which encodes MKRYPMKVKATQEIAAVSRRSVLKHITMAGAGMALLNVAAGNTVVNAHGNLPQLSPFYLPPQPPLQPGPIGYNIRTWVRSSQTNKQFSCVETAVAPKQMGPAPHVHHDLDEIMFVLEGTATVWMDGKVQEIAAGGWHLRPRRIPHTFWNGADKPLRFIDMYFNQNFEDFLEELFHQIIPDMQKLHLSPADPVIVKRMAELDSRFGVTTFHEKRQPLIEKYKLKP
- a CDS encoding helix-turn-helix domain-containing protein, whose amino-acid sequence is MATKQMLAGCPVQHALQYIGGKWQMGILWHLRKGATRFNVIKEALPGLSEKVLADNLKFFENAGIVEKQVFAAVPPKVEYRLTQDGQTLLPVIEKVVAWGYAHLQEEKVNAHMQYTPLSTMEGFAASSYPVMIG
- a CDS encoding C1 family peptidase — encoded protein: MKPSIKTILAALSFSSVLLFSCSKTADNSNPQSPDASVTALHNYGVLPMQPEQWVSVPTFSADIFMGSVRSNGLSYAPAFPGSYLLTSPAVRNQGQIGSCTGFCGSEAGEILYYYKSNSPAAATNLTVANGAATATTTQFSNPSALFGSSSALSPLFLYYVERCVINKQSITTDKGAYMVNIPQTLQGLSNNTGSGTPLTLNGTTFAGNCMENLYPYPSNGSNTSSEYTTPPNATAIANATNFEIGVQSGTTGSSGTTNAGYYVINSTNLVADVKTALVNNKPVMMGFNVYDNSRYQYFEGLNTSSYTYNPLTANGKLISGVRLLGGHAVPIIGYINDANQPGGGVFICENSWSTGWGYYGYFYLPYSVLSSTTVVPKGSLYVAI